From the genome of Tripterygium wilfordii isolate XIE 37 chromosome 6, ASM1340144v1, whole genome shotgun sequence:
ataaggtgttgcttcttcaaacacaacatctctggagacaaataatcttcgtgaatcaggatgataacatttataccctttttgggtcgaagaataccccaaaaaaatacacttagcagctcgggcatcaagcttatcacgatgagctgcttgtatatgcacaaagcaagtgcaaccaaatactctcaagtgagacacatcaatagttttctcctgcaaaacttcaaggggagatttaaaagacaacactcggctcggaagccgattgatgatataaactgctgctaatactccataagaccaaaaaacttttggaacatgcatgtgaagcatcaaagcacgagttttttccaacaagtctctatttttaCGTTCGGCTACTCCGttttgttgaggagtaccaacacaactagtctgatgcacaatgccatgagaatataagtactgtgtcatatttttagacatgaattctgtgccattatcagaacgaagtgtttgaattttagaggaaaattgagtttgaacaagcatatgaaaatctttgaagatattcataacttcactttttgatctcaacaagtacacccaagtaacacgtgagaaatcatcaataaatgtaacaaaatatttaaaaccatcaattgattcaagagtaggtccccaaacatcggagtgaacaagttcaaacattctagtagttctagaagaagaagacacaaaaggtaatctagtggattttgacaaatggcaaatatcacaagaaaaataattggtatcaacatttggcaacaatttagtgagaatattatctgaaggatgtgctaaacgttgatgccagagaacatgatctgccgaggaagaaggaaaaaacgagacttgagtacttttgctaggttgaaaatttccgAAGATGTAGTAGATGCCTTTCAGAAAAAAacctctaccaatgatcttcttggtgaCAATGTCCTGAAAAAGTACCGAATGAGGAAGAAATATTGCACAACAATTTAAATCCAAAGTGAGTTTGCTAACCGAAAGTAGCTTGACTGGAAAggatggaacatataaagctattgaagtcacatctttagataacaatttaagtttaccttcaccaagaacaggaacaccttttccattggcaattgacacatgaggtggagtagaaaattttttgaagtcagacaaatttgttaatttatttgtcatatgatgggtggcaccagaatcaacaatccaaaaatcatgcacagtattaaattctatagcagtagaaagtgcactgaaaataccttcaaagttgtcattgaattgatgtcccgagtctgctaagaacccagcaaacttaccaagaaGGGCTATGAAATTCGAGTGTTCTGTACCAAAAACTCCATGTCCtcccttctcctgaagataggttgcaaactcatttataagagAAATTGGATTTGAGATGTAATTTACCATATCTCCATGTAATGTTTTTGCAACATGGACTCTTGGTTTAGAAAGTCCCTTATCCTTAGCAAACTTTGGTTTCAATTCTGGATGGAGAACCCAACACCTTTCAACTAGATGTCCCAGATGATGACAATGTTGGCATTTTAAATCCGGTCGCTTGCCTTTGTATGATGCATAAGCACGAGACTCAGAGAGGTTAGGCCTAGCTTCCACATTCATGACTTTCCTTCTTAATTCTTCTCTCTGAATCATGGAGATGACAGAAGCAAGCGATGGAAGTTCTGGAGACATGAGAACTCGGCTACGGAGATCTTCATATTCAGGTCCAAGACTTGCTAACAACTGAAATATTTTGTCCTCCATTACACGATTGCGAAGAATCGTGGTATCAACCGTGTGAGGACGATACAACTCAAGTTCGTTCCACATCTTTTTAAGACAgctaagcaattgaacaaaAGGTTTTCCGGCTTGTTGAAGATTCACAATATCTCGCTGAAGTTCAAAAATTCTGGCAGAATTATTTTGTTGGCCATACATATCACGAATTGCCGACCACAAGATAGAAGCAGACTCCGAGTAATTAAAGATCTCTGCAAGAGAAGAATACATGGAATTAAGAATCCATGACCGCACTAATTGGTCTTTTGATAACCATGCTCTATAATCTGGAGACTTTTCATCAGGAGAAGGAatcttttcatcaataaaatcgagtttagatcttccaccaagagccaGTGTAATAGATCTGGACCATGGAAGATAATTAAACTCATTAAGGACAGAGCACAACCGTTGATTTGGATTGGACTCTAACTCAGGAGCACTTGGAGCACCTGTAGAAGACGACTTTGCGTCAGAGAAGATAGAATCGTCATTTGCCATAATTGTTGAGCAAACAAGAACTTAAACAGGACAaaaaacctgctccgataccatgtagaaaaaatagaagcaattgtagagaatagaggcaatatttggtgtgtatctCTATTGATCTtttacattacaattacaacctcatatatatagggatcaaacattacaccctaagacaaatgttccataatttgaggagcaaattatgggacaaaggttccaaaatttgatccataatttgaggagcaaattatgccataatttgaggaacaaattatgccataatttgaggagcaaagttGGCCATAAtgtgaggatttaatgtcaatacaTCTCTATATGAGTCAAGTGAAATTATTGACCAAACTTCATGAATCTGTTGATGATTGATTATCGACCATGAAAATCGAGTCGGTAATGAGTCAGTATGCGGATAAAACCAACCCATATTAAAAattcacacccccatacacacaaactatattgtccgctttgggttgtcttATTCCCGTGAATATATCGGGTCCGCACGGCTTTATTTCTCTCTAGCTAACAAGTGGGTCAAGACCCAACTAGGGAAAATGCCTAGATATGTGTTGAGGGTGCGCTTTTGCCCTTATTAACCACTCAGTTGGGATTGtcccaaccgatgtggtattttgaGTCTTAACAACCCATGCCCAACTTTACTCTTAATACCAACTTGAACTGCATAATTGGATAGTAAGTGGCTTAGACATGGATTTAACTTTTAACGATTTTTCTTTGGACTcgaatttatatttttcatgtaATTCTAGTTTAAGTAAATGGAGTACCAAGGatgattgcattttttttaatccagaACCAGCCAGCCTTTTAAGATCGGATGTCTTTTAAACATGAAGTCTATCTGAACCAAATAGGCGATCCTTGAACAATATAATCCTAATTTTTGTTTCATCGGGTGGTTTCTGGTTTTCTATTTATCCACTAAACTTCCGGGTTTGGACCCaaatataaaaactaaaatttattttgattttgttaagaCTTGTATCTCATATCGATCAAGTGTAAACCATCAatatggtttataagtaaaatcAAATCTCTCTTATCCAAAGTTGGACAAAATTGTGTGAGTTGGACCAAGATCGAACAATATCTCTTCGAGTTATTTGGGTTGGATTTACGCTATGTTTCTACGAAATATCATCAGCTAATTCTAGTTTATGTCAGGAGCACGTAAGGATGATagcatttatatattttt
Proteins encoded in this window:
- the LOC120000651 gene encoding uncharacterized protein LOC120000651 encodes the protein MANDDSIFSDAKSSSTGAPSAPELESNPNQRLCSVLNEFNYLPWSRSITLALGGRSKLDFIDEKIPSPDEKSPDYRAWLSKDQLVRSWILNSMYSSLAEIFNYSESASILWSAIRDMYGQQNNSARIFELQRDIVNLQQAGKPFVQLLSCLKKMWNELELYRPHTVDTTILRNRVMEDKIFQLLASLGPEYEDLRSRVLMSPELPSLASVISMIQREELRRKVMNVEARPNLSESRAYASYKGKRPDLKCQHCHHLGHLVERCWVLHPELKPKFAKDKGLSKPRVHVAKTLHGDMVNYISNPISLINEFATYLQEKGGHGVFGTEHSNFIALLAEYPPDMQTENPPTGQAELLPNVLAENLVENPPAEQPESLQDVHSNFMSHDFQFRAKSIELSADDQPTPPMTSPN